Proteins found in one Kangiella sediminilitoris genomic segment:
- a CDS encoding GGDEF domain-containing response regulator: MKKIIIVDDSKFFCALIEKQIIDNTPFGVVTCNSLDEARIILSRIDKNTIHACLVSYRLRESNDGESVDLFRKHKVPTMVLISDITAKLRTHFWRLKIIDYFIKNDKHVAHEIVETIKRLDRNPNNKIVIVDDSKTSAKVLESLLQVHQYQLIHFTSPKDAFDYVKYHQDVKMVITDFHMPGMDGCELTRKLRRIYSKQELAILGVSGAGQSLMAATFLKHGADDFIIKQSFLAEEFYLRVNSYMDRLNTYQELATAASNDYLTGIPNRRHFFDVTDTMHDSMVRQNAAVTCAMIDIDKFKDVNDSYGHTVGDAVLREVAKILKKSVRKSDIVARFGGEEFCMYMTGMPAEHANMYFEKLRQKISETIIRAEDYTLQVTVSIGINSTLERDLGSMIEEADRRLYQAKESGRNRVITGRVAQSAN; this comes from the coding sequence ATGAAGAAAATCATCATAGTAGATGACAGCAAGTTTTTCTGCGCCCTCATAGAGAAGCAAATAATCGACAACACCCCTTTTGGTGTCGTGACCTGTAACAGCCTGGATGAAGCAAGAATTATTTTGTCAAGAATTGACAAGAACACGATTCATGCCTGCTTAGTCAGTTATCGTCTGAGAGAATCTAACGATGGTGAGTCGGTCGACTTATTCAGAAAGCACAAAGTGCCTACGATGGTGCTTATCAGTGATATTACGGCAAAGTTACGTACGCATTTTTGGCGCCTAAAGATTATTGATTACTTTATTAAGAATGATAAGCATGTGGCTCACGAAATAGTCGAGACTATCAAACGACTGGATAGGAATCCTAATAATAAAATTGTTATTGTTGATGACTCAAAAACATCTGCAAAGGTACTCGAGTCCTTGCTACAGGTACACCAATACCAGCTGATTCACTTTACTAGCCCAAAGGATGCATTTGATTACGTCAAGTACCACCAAGATGTCAAAATGGTTATCACAGACTTTCATATGCCGGGTATGGATGGATGTGAACTTACAAGGAAATTACGTCGTATATACAGTAAACAGGAACTGGCCATATTAGGCGTATCAGGCGCAGGTCAGAGTCTTATGGCTGCAACGTTTCTTAAACATGGAGCGGATGACTTTATTATCAAACAATCCTTTTTGGCTGAGGAGTTTTACCTGAGAGTTAACTCTTATATGGATCGACTAAACACTTACCAAGAACTTGCCACAGCGGCTAGTAACGATTACTTAACCGGCATCCCTAACCGTAGACACTTCTTCGACGTTACCGATACTATGCATGACTCAATGGTACGCCAGAATGCTGCGGTTACCTGCGCTATGATCGATATAGATAAATTTAAAGATGTTAATGACTCCTATGGGCATACAGTGGGTGATGCGGTACTGAGAGAAGTCGCTAAAATTTTAAAAAAATCGGTACGTAAGTCAGATATCGTTGCCCGATTTGGAGGTGAAGAGTTCTGCATGTATATGACAGGCATGCCGGCTGAGCATGCGAATATGTACTTTGAAAAGCTTCGCCAGAAAATTTCAGAAACAATTATAAGAGCAGAAGACTACACATTACAGGTGACGGTAAGCATTGGCATTAATTCAACACTCGAGAGAGATTTAGGAAGCATGATAGAGGAAGCGGACAGGCGACTTTACCAGGCTAAAGAGTCTGGCCGTAACCGAGTGATCACTGGTCGAGTCGCTCAGAGCGCTAACTAA
- the ansA gene encoding asparaginase: protein MEKKKVYIAYTGGTIGMKPSDKGFVPQKGFLKDTLKSFPEFNHPDMPEITVHDYEEPIDSANMSPKDWHHIADDIEKNYQDYDGFVILHGTDTMAYTASALSFMLEGLQKPVIFTGSQIPLTQLRTDARDNLINSVYLAANYPIPEVSLFFHDHLHRGNRTLKTDADGFAAFSSPNMPPLASIGSTIKVREHLIWQRKHKELTVRHFNSPKIAILTLFPGISEELVRDYLNQDIDGVVLQSYGAGNAPVNNKPLMNAIRQATSQGKVIVNCTQCLKGSVNMSTYETGKILMDAGVTSGFDMTTEAALAKLYYLFSRGLDVESIRKNMVVSLRGELTN from the coding sequence ATGGAAAAAAAGAAAGTCTACATAGCGTACACAGGTGGCACCATTGGCATGAAACCCAGTGATAAGGGCTTTGTACCTCAAAAAGGCTTTCTTAAAGATACGCTCAAAAGTTTTCCTGAGTTCAATCATCCGGATATGCCAGAGATAACGGTTCATGATTATGAAGAGCCTATTGATTCAGCCAACATGTCACCCAAAGACTGGCATCACATCGCTGATGATATCGAAAAAAACTATCAGGATTATGATGGTTTCGTCATCCTACATGGTACTGACACCATGGCTTACACAGCCTCTGCATTGTCATTCATGTTAGAAGGTCTACAGAAGCCTGTTATTTTTACTGGCTCTCAAATACCGCTGACTCAGCTGAGAACTGACGCCCGGGATAACTTGATTAATTCGGTCTATCTGGCTGCTAACTACCCAATTCCTGAAGTCAGTTTGTTTTTCCATGATCACCTGCATAGAGGTAATCGTACGCTTAAAACGGATGCTGACGGTTTTGCAGCCTTTAGCTCCCCTAATATGCCACCTCTTGCCAGTATTGGAAGCACTATCAAGGTTCGTGAGCATCTGATTTGGCAACGCAAGCATAAAGAATTGACTGTTCGTCATTTTAATTCGCCCAAAATAGCCATACTGACTTTGTTTCCGGGTATTTCAGAGGAGCTGGTTCGAGATTACCTCAATCAAGACATTGATGGAGTGGTACTGCAAAGTTATGGTGCAGGAAACGCGCCTGTTAATAACAAACCGCTGATGAATGCCATCCGGCAAGCAACCAGCCAGGGTAAAGTTATTGTCAACTGTACTCAGTGCTTAAAAGGCTCAGTCAATATGAGTACCTATGAGACAGGTAAAATACTGATGGATGCAGGCGTAACTTCTGGTTTTGACATGACGACTGAGGCCGCACTGGCTAAACTTTACTATCTGTTTAGTCGAGGTCTGGATGTCGAGAGTATTCGAAAAAATATGGTGGTCAGCTTGAGAGGAGAACTAACCAATTAA
- a CDS encoding site-2 protease family protein produces MLPLLTNGHYAIFAIVLFVIIFSLTLHEFGHAYSAKLLGDDTAAKMGRLNLNPINHIDPVGLLAVILIGFGYAKPVPVTHRKLKTTWGSAAVAAAGPLMNFLIALIAVNLQAAAWYLDITSLQSQVAQTSLSFLAMINILLMLFNLLPIGPLDGHYVMEWLLPRKYKYQYTQFNAKYGTMFFLALIALSILGVPIFSFLWKAAQTMSGWINFFV; encoded by the coding sequence ATGTTGCCACTATTAACTAATGGTCATTACGCTATATTTGCTATTGTACTGTTCGTGATCATTTTTTCTCTGACTTTACATGAGTTCGGTCATGCCTATTCGGCCAAACTTTTGGGTGATGACACCGCAGCAAAAATGGGTCGGCTTAACCTGAACCCCATTAACCATATCGACCCAGTGGGCTTGCTTGCGGTGATTTTGATTGGATTTGGCTATGCAAAGCCCGTTCCTGTGACACACAGAAAACTGAAAACTACCTGGGGTAGTGCGGCCGTTGCGGCGGCTGGACCGTTAATGAACTTCCTGATAGCACTGATAGCAGTAAATTTACAGGCAGCGGCCTGGTATCTCGATATCACATCTCTGCAATCTCAGGTGGCGCAAACCTCGCTGAGCTTCCTGGCCATGATTAACATTCTTCTAATGCTGTTTAACCTACTGCCCATAGGACCATTAGACGGACACTACGTTATGGAGTGGTTATTACCCAGAAAATATAAATATCAGTACACTCAGTTTAATGCTAAATATGGCACCATGTTTTTCCTGGCGCTTATTGCTTTAAGTATTCTTGGAGTACCAATATTCAGTTTCTTGTGGAAAGCGGCACAGACCATGTCGGGATGGATTAACTTTTTTGTGTAA
- a CDS encoding acyl-CoA dehydrogenase has protein sequence MLTIILLLALMITLYHRASLKITSLVLAAILVAWSLVEGIPYVHGIVFLAIFLPLNITVVRRTISAKLLDVFKGIMPKISATEQEALDAGTVWWEAEVFGGKPDWKRLHSFEKATLSKEEQEFIDGPLEELCSMINDWQITHIDRDLPPEVWNYIKEKGFFSFIIPKEYGGLGFSSYAQSRVLTKINSLSATAGSIVSVPNSLGPAELLMHYGTQEQRDHYLPRLAKGEEVPCFALTAVEAGSDAGGIPDKGVICKGQWNGEEVLGMKLTWDKRYITLAPVASILGLAFKLYDPEGLLGDKEDLGITCALIPTDTDGVNIGRRHYPLSTPFQNGPTSGKDVFVPLDYIIGGPKNAGQGWRMLVDCLSAGRAISLPSSANGGAKMAAYTTGAYARIRRQFNVPVGYMEGVMEALARIAGKAYMVDSMLTFTASGIDSGEKPSVASAIVKCHSTNLARETACDGMDVHGGKAVMMGPKNYMARAYQGAPISITVEGANILTRSLIIYGQGSIRCHPYVLKEIQATQNENRKEAIKDFDKALFSHLGFAMSNKIRTFWLGLTGSRLVKKPQSDFTGRYYQRITRFSSALAFLSDVTMGVLGGELKRREMISGRLGDMLSNLYIASAVLKMFHDKGRPEHDKEIVQWALEHCLYETQMAADGALKNFPVSWMGKVLRLVVFPLGLPLSPPSDKLSRKLARQLQEPTAMREELTLGIFKSESEASNLYKVDRALRLQLEMEPIVKKFSEALGKRAANHQVVPFAKEALDAGHITQDEYQLVIDAEEARLDIVNVDDFAPEEMKHHLSEN, from the coding sequence ATGCTCACAATAATTTTACTGTTGGCACTGATGATTACGCTTTATCACAGAGCCAGCCTGAAAATAACTAGCTTGGTTCTGGCAGCTATTCTTGTGGCCTGGAGTCTGGTAGAAGGTATTCCTTATGTACACGGGATAGTTTTCCTTGCCATTTTCCTTCCTCTGAATATTACTGTTGTGCGCCGCACAATTTCAGCCAAGCTATTGGATGTGTTCAAAGGCATCATGCCTAAAATTTCGGCTACTGAACAGGAAGCATTAGATGCTGGTACTGTTTGGTGGGAGGCTGAAGTTTTTGGCGGAAAACCGGACTGGAAACGACTGCATAGCTTTGAAAAAGCAACGCTTTCAAAAGAAGAGCAAGAGTTTATCGATGGTCCTCTGGAAGAACTATGCAGCATGATCAACGATTGGCAGATTACTCACATCGATCGTGATCTACCACCTGAAGTTTGGAACTACATTAAAGAGAAAGGGTTTTTCAGCTTTATCATTCCTAAGGAATATGGTGGTCTTGGCTTCTCTTCCTATGCCCAGTCTCGTGTACTGACTAAAATTAACTCTCTCAGTGCAACCGCGGGCAGTATTGTTTCAGTGCCTAATTCATTAGGCCCTGCCGAACTGTTAATGCACTATGGTACACAAGAACAGCGTGACCACTATCTGCCGCGTTTAGCAAAAGGTGAAGAGGTACCCTGCTTTGCCCTTACGGCAGTAGAAGCTGGTTCCGACGCAGGTGGTATCCCGGATAAGGGTGTTATTTGCAAAGGTCAGTGGAACGGTGAAGAAGTTCTGGGCATGAAACTTACCTGGGACAAGCGTTATATCACTTTAGCTCCAGTAGCTTCGATTCTGGGCCTCGCTTTTAAGCTGTATGACCCAGAAGGTTTACTAGGCGATAAAGAGGACTTAGGCATTACTTGTGCACTAATCCCAACGGATACTGACGGTGTTAACATTGGTCGTCGCCACTACCCATTAAGTACGCCATTCCAAAATGGCCCTACTTCGGGTAAGGACGTATTTGTTCCTTTAGATTACATCATCGGTGGTCCAAAGAACGCCGGTCAAGGCTGGAGAATGCTGGTCGACTGCTTATCTGCAGGTCGAGCAATCTCTCTACCGTCAAGTGCAAATGGTGGCGCAAAAATGGCTGCTTATACGACGGGTGCCTATGCTCGAATCCGCCGACAGTTCAACGTACCGGTGGGTTACATGGAAGGCGTCATGGAAGCTCTAGCTCGTATAGCGGGTAAAGCTTATATGGTCGACTCGATGTTAACCTTTACAGCTTCGGGTATTGATAGCGGTGAAAAGCCATCTGTTGCTTCAGCCATCGTCAAATGCCATAGCACCAACCTGGCTCGCGAAACAGCCTGCGACGGTATGGATGTGCATGGTGGTAAAGCGGTCATGATGGGTCCGAAAAACTATATGGCTCGAGCCTATCAAGGAGCTCCAATCTCAATCACTGTTGAAGGAGCTAACATTCTTACGCGTAGCTTAATTATTTACGGACAAGGTTCGATCCGTTGCCACCCTTATGTTCTAAAAGAAATTCAGGCAACACAGAACGAAAACCGTAAAGAAGCTATTAAAGATTTCGACAAAGCTCTGTTCAGTCATTTAGGCTTTGCCATGAGCAATAAGATTCGAACTTTCTGGTTAGGGTTAACTGGCAGTCGACTAGTCAAGAAGCCTCAGTCAGACTTTACTGGTCGCTACTACCAACGTATTACTCGCTTCTCAAGCGCCCTTGCCTTCTTGTCAGACGTAACAATGGGCGTGCTTGGTGGTGAATTAAAGCGACGTGAAATGATATCAGGTCGCCTTGGTGACATGCTGAGTAATCTTTATATTGCTTCAGCCGTTTTGAAAATGTTCCATGATAAGGGTCGCCCCGAGCATGACAAAGAAATTGTTCAGTGGGCTCTTGAACATTGTCTATATGAAACGCAGATGGCTGCAGATGGTGCACTGAAAAACTTCCCGGTTAGCTGGATGGGTAAAGTACTTCGATTAGTGGTATTCCCATTAGGTTTGCCACTGTCGCCGCCATCAGACAAGTTGAGTCGTAAATTAGCGCGTCAACTACAAGAACCAACAGCGATGCGTGAAGAGCTGACTCTAGGAATTTTCAAGTCAGAATCCGAAGCCAGCAACCTTTATAAGGTTGATAGAGCTCTTCGCCTTCAGCTTGAAATGGAGCCCATTGTTAAAAAGTTCTCAGAAGCTTTGGGTAAACGTGCTGCAAACCATCAGGTTGTACCGTTTGCTAAGGAAGCACTGGATGCGGGACATATCACTCAGGATGAATACCAGCTGGTGATTGATGCGGAAGAAGCTCGACTGGATATCGTCAATGTCGACGACTTCGCTCCAGAAGAGATGAAGCATCACCTCTCTGAGAACTAA
- a CDS encoding amidohydrolase, which translates to MKKVLISVLLSAFLLPVADAQTEQEINAAADALEQKVIDWRRHIHQNPELSNREYETSKYIERHLNSLGLEVKTGIAHTGVVAVLKGGKPGPVVALRADMDALPVKERVDLPFASKAVGEYLGKEVPVMHACGHDTHVAMLMGVAELLTGMKDELPGTVKFIFQPAEEGAPPGEEGGAELMVKEGVLKNPDVDVIFGLHISAGTDVGDINIRKKGIMAGSDDFKITIKGKQAHGSTPWDSIDPVVTASQIINSLQTIVSRHMPITRQASVVTVGTIEAGVRSNIIPETAEMTGTIRTLSTEDRERILGLVKKKATLVGESMGAEVDVKVPYSSSYPVTYNNPELTDQMMPTLMEVAGEDNVNIIPPITGAEDFSFYAREIPGVFFFIGGKPKGLPASEAAPHHTPDFYIDESGMKLGVKALSRLAIDYLNANSK; encoded by the coding sequence ATGAAAAAAGTACTTATCAGCGTACTACTGTCAGCATTTTTACTGCCAGTAGCTGATGCACAAACTGAGCAAGAGATTAATGCTGCTGCAGACGCTCTTGAGCAGAAAGTCATAGACTGGCGTCGTCACATACACCAGAATCCTGAATTAAGTAACCGAGAGTACGAGACCAGTAAATACATTGAGCGACACCTAAACTCGCTAGGGCTTGAGGTTAAAACCGGGATTGCTCATACAGGTGTAGTGGCCGTTTTAAAAGGCGGTAAACCGGGACCAGTTGTCGCATTAAGAGCTGATATGGACGCACTACCAGTTAAAGAACGTGTTGACTTACCTTTTGCTTCTAAAGCTGTGGGTGAGTACCTGGGAAAAGAAGTCCCAGTAATGCATGCCTGCGGTCACGATACACATGTAGCTATGCTAATGGGCGTCGCAGAGCTTCTGACTGGTATGAAAGATGAGTTGCCAGGTACAGTTAAGTTTATATTCCAGCCCGCAGAAGAAGGCGCACCTCCCGGTGAGGAAGGCGGTGCCGAACTGATGGTTAAAGAAGGTGTATTAAAGAACCCTGATGTTGATGTTATTTTCGGGCTGCATATCTCAGCTGGCACCGATGTCGGCGATATCAACATACGTAAGAAAGGCATCATGGCTGGCTCGGATGATTTCAAAATCACAATTAAGGGCAAGCAGGCACACGGCTCTACCCCATGGGACTCTATTGACCCGGTGGTTACTGCCAGCCAGATTATTAACAGCCTGCAAACCATTGTCAGTCGCCATATGCCAATAACCCGTCAGGCGTCCGTGGTTACGGTTGGCACAATAGAGGCTGGCGTCAGATCAAATATTATTCCTGAAACAGCCGAAATGACTGGCACCATTAGAACCTTGAGTACTGAAGATCGAGAGAGAATACTAGGTCTGGTTAAAAAGAAAGCGACTCTGGTTGGTGAGTCAATGGGAGCTGAAGTCGATGTTAAAGTACCCTACTCGTCTTCCTACCCTGTAACCTATAACAATCCGGAGTTAACCGATCAGATGATGCCAACTTTAATGGAAGTTGCTGGTGAGGATAACGTCAATATCATTCCACCGATAACCGGAGCTGAAGACTTCTCATTCTATGCCAGAGAAATTCCAGGTGTATTCTTCTTTATTGGCGGCAAACCCAAAGGCTTGCCCGCTTCAGAAGCAGCGCCTCACCATACGCCTGACTTTTACATTGATGAGTCAGGTATGAAGCTGGGGGTTAAAGCTTTATCTCGTCTGGCTATTGACTACTTGAACGCAAACTCCAAATAA
- the hrpA gene encoding ATP-dependent RNA helicase HrpA, producing the protein MTDNITSGTSLEDCLLSDIDTIKKLKQAIAKRQKQGQPASKLEDKLERILQTSSNIVQGRSNAIPSVIEFDDSLPVSQSRQKVAQLIRDNQVVVIAGETGSGKTTQIPKICLELGLGRRGRIGHTQPRRVAATSVSRRIAEELKTDIGHVVGFNIRFNDQTNSVTPVKVMTDGVLLNEIIHDPLLLQYEAIIIDEAHERSLNIDFLLGYLKRLLNKRPDLKLIITSATIDVESFARHFGQKGEPAPVLEISGRTYPVDVWYRPNDEENPLPQTDQIGHAVQEIMAYGPGDILIFLPGEADIRDTAKLLRKESYQQCEVLPLYARLSISEQEKIFKPSGGKRRIVLATNVAETSITVPGIRYVIDPGLARISRYSVRSKIQRLPIEKISQASANQRKGRCGRVAEGVCIRLYSEEDFDERKEFTDAEILRTNLAAVILQMKQLKLGDVQDFPFINPPEERQVSDGLTLLNELQALESNKKLTPIGKKMARLPIEPRLARILLAGEEKKYLNYALVLAAFLSVKDPREWPFDKKEKAQQKHSKYKHKTSDFIAIINLWNYLHEQQSDLSNSAFRRYCKEELINFNAYREWKSTYRQLKSLMQNQTGKHKNPKEWKTAEFDQEDPVFYQQLHQVLLTGLLSFIGQKDIEKGYLGTRQSKFMIHPQSINFKKQPPWLVTFEIVETTQPYARMTAAIEPNWLEHIASHLIKTHYYDAHWSKNRGAVVANMQQTLLGLKIVSNRTVNYSSVEPDLCRELFIRHALVRQELDSKQPFHQHNVEVKKQVEQEIAKARQADLWADEHDIVNWFELQLPKSIINVKTLNKWLKKDPQKNNKMLSITPKVLLPEEQEDKGLYPESIEVKGVELKLKYHFEPGHEKDGVTVKLPQSLTSQFTDADFERLVPGLLEEKIEFLIRSLPKRFRKNFVPIPQFAKACYEKVLTSKGRLIDIITHHLFTMTGVILPMEAWSELNLPEHFLMRFEVVNDEGSLLYSTRTLEEKPKKVAKTKQRKKAKLENVTYTDWPTEYTRESSMEEAGVDFPVFNALEDAVNKVRIVPVVNKKQAEKIHIKGVCRLIALAEQKTFGYLQKKYHNRQQLMLACASLYSAEDLINDVMMSVIKSYVSDNVPYDEDAFNECLKQVEKMLVPEANKVLDQLVGTLKARNSCLSNIKAMGKNFKAAYDDIKVQLDYLFQPGFCYRFGVDHIRDYARYLKAIELRIERIQHNPLKDVQLQQTFKPWQDEMLELEKDNKIPQFEVDEYGWMLQEFRISLFAQGQKTRFPISHKRLQKFLDRLNKEYI; encoded by the coding sequence ATGACTGATAATATTACCTCGGGAACTAGTCTCGAGGACTGTCTATTAAGCGACATTGATACTATAAAGAAACTCAAGCAGGCAATTGCTAAAAGACAGAAGCAAGGCCAGCCTGCGTCTAAGCTTGAAGACAAGCTGGAACGGATTTTGCAAACCTCATCCAACATAGTTCAGGGCAGGAGTAATGCAATCCCTTCTGTCATCGAGTTCGATGATTCTCTTCCAGTTTCACAGTCACGTCAGAAAGTTGCACAACTTATAAGGGATAATCAAGTTGTTGTAATTGCCGGGGAAACTGGATCCGGCAAAACAACTCAAATTCCAAAAATATGTCTGGAACTGGGTTTAGGCAGAAGAGGGCGAATTGGTCATACACAACCAAGACGAGTCGCTGCTACCAGTGTGTCTAGAAGAATAGCCGAGGAACTTAAAACTGATATAGGGCATGTGGTTGGCTTTAATATTCGATTTAATGACCAAACCAATTCCGTCACTCCGGTTAAGGTTATGACTGATGGAGTTTTATTGAATGAAATTATTCATGACCCTTTATTGTTGCAATATGAAGCAATCATCATCGACGAGGCCCATGAACGTAGTTTAAATATTGATTTCTTATTGGGCTACCTCAAACGTTTACTTAATAAGCGTCCCGATCTGAAACTAATTATTACATCTGCAACAATAGACGTTGAAAGCTTTGCCAGGCACTTTGGTCAAAAAGGTGAACCCGCGCCTGTACTTGAAATTAGTGGACGAACTTATCCCGTTGATGTCTGGTATCGTCCAAATGATGAGGAAAATCCGTTACCCCAGACAGATCAAATTGGGCATGCCGTACAAGAAATAATGGCATACGGGCCTGGAGATATACTGATCTTTTTACCCGGGGAAGCTGATATCCGTGATACAGCTAAATTACTCCGCAAGGAGTCGTATCAGCAGTGTGAGGTGCTTCCTTTATATGCTCGGCTTTCAATTTCGGAACAGGAAAAAATATTTAAGCCTTCAGGAGGCAAACGTCGAATCGTCCTGGCAACCAATGTTGCAGAAACTTCCATCACAGTCCCCGGTATTCGTTACGTCATTGATCCGGGTTTAGCGAGAATTAGCCGGTACTCTGTGCGCAGTAAAATCCAGCGACTACCCATAGAAAAAATATCACAAGCTAGCGCCAATCAGAGGAAGGGACGGTGCGGACGTGTTGCGGAAGGTGTTTGTATAAGGCTTTACAGCGAAGAAGACTTTGATGAACGTAAAGAGTTTACTGACGCTGAAATTTTGAGAACGAACTTAGCTGCTGTCATATTACAAATGAAGCAGCTCAAGTTAGGTGATGTCCAGGATTTCCCTTTTATCAACCCGCCCGAAGAGCGACAGGTCAGTGACGGTCTGACCCTATTAAATGAGCTACAGGCGCTGGAGAGTAATAAAAAGCTGACACCTATTGGCAAGAAGATGGCTCGCCTTCCCATTGAACCACGTCTGGCCAGAATACTATTAGCCGGAGAAGAAAAAAAATACTTAAACTATGCCTTAGTTCTAGCAGCTTTTTTGTCCGTCAAAGACCCACGAGAATGGCCCTTTGATAAGAAAGAGAAGGCACAGCAGAAACATTCTAAATATAAGCATAAAACGTCTGACTTTATCGCTATTATTAACCTATGGAATTACCTGCATGAGCAACAGTCGGATCTTAGTAACAGTGCTTTTAGACGCTACTGTAAAGAAGAGCTGATCAATTTTAATGCTTACCGAGAATGGAAAAGTACTTATCGTCAGCTGAAAAGTCTGATGCAAAATCAGACTGGGAAACATAAAAACCCAAAGGAATGGAAAACCGCTGAATTTGATCAGGAAGACCCTGTGTTTTACCAGCAACTGCATCAAGTTTTGTTGACAGGTTTACTCAGTTTTATCGGGCAAAAGGATATTGAAAAGGGGTACCTTGGTACACGCCAAAGTAAGTTTATGATACACCCTCAGTCAATAAACTTTAAAAAGCAGCCACCCTGGCTGGTCACTTTTGAAATTGTAGAAACTACACAACCTTATGCGCGAATGACCGCAGCAATAGAACCAAATTGGTTGGAGCATATCGCCAGTCATTTGATCAAAACTCATTATTATGATGCTCACTGGAGCAAGAACCGGGGCGCTGTTGTTGCTAATATGCAGCAAACATTATTGGGTTTGAAAATTGTAAGTAATAGAACCGTTAATTATAGTTCAGTTGAACCTGACTTATGTCGAGAGTTATTTATTCGTCACGCCCTTGTGCGTCAGGAGCTTGATTCAAAACAACCTTTTCATCAGCATAATGTTGAGGTCAAAAAGCAAGTCGAGCAAGAGATCGCAAAAGCCAGGCAGGCGGATTTATGGGCGGATGAGCACGACATTGTAAATTGGTTTGAGCTTCAATTACCGAAGTCAATCATTAACGTCAAAACGTTAAATAAATGGCTTAAAAAAGATCCACAGAAGAATAACAAGATGCTCAGCATAACCCCCAAGGTATTATTACCTGAAGAGCAGGAAGATAAGGGGCTTTATCCTGAATCAATAGAGGTTAAAGGTGTTGAGCTTAAGCTTAAATATCACTTTGAACCAGGACATGAAAAAGACGGGGTAACAGTAAAACTTCCGCAAAGTCTAACAAGTCAATTTACTGATGCAGATTTTGAGCGCCTGGTACCAGGTTTGTTAGAGGAGAAAATCGAATTTTTAATTCGTTCCTTGCCTAAGCGCTTCCGCAAGAATTTTGTTCCGATTCCTCAGTTTGCCAAAGCTTGTTATGAGAAGGTATTAACAAGTAAGGGGCGACTGATTGATATTATAACGCATCACCTGTTTACAATGACGGGTGTAATTTTGCCAATGGAGGCATGGTCTGAGTTAAATTTACCTGAACATTTTTTAATGCGTTTCGAAGTAGTAAATGATGAAGGGAGTTTACTTTATAGTACTCGTACCCTGGAAGAGAAACCCAAAAAAGTAGCTAAGACCAAACAAAGGAAAAAAGCGAAATTAGAGAATGTGACTTATACCGACTGGCCTACCGAATATACAAGAGAGTCCAGTATGGAAGAGGCGGGCGTTGATTTTCCTGTATTTAACGCTTTGGAAGATGCGGTTAATAAAGTCCGTATTGTACCGGTAGTTAACAAGAAACAGGCAGAAAAAATTCATATCAAGGGTGTATGCAGGTTAATCGCTCTGGCTGAGCAAAAGACTTTTGGTTATTTGCAGAAAAAATATCATAATCGTCAGCAGCTCATGCTCGCCTGTGCTTCGCTGTATTCAGCTGAAGACCTGATAAATGATGTAATGATGTCCGTGATTAAGAGTTATGTTTCTGACAATGTTCCTTATGATGAAGATGCATTTAATGAATGCCTTAAACAAGTCGAAAAAATGCTGGTACCAGAGGCCAATAAAGTTCTTGATCAGTTAGTTGGTACTTTGAAAGCAAGAAATAGCTGTCTAAGTAATATCAAGGCCATGGGAAAAAACTTTAAGGCAGCATATGATGACATTAAGGTTCAACTGGACTATCTATTCCAGCCTGGATTTTGCTATCGATTTGGTGTTGACCACATTCGTGACTATGCACGTTACCTCAAGGCAATTGAGCTGAGAATTGAAAGAATACAACACAACCCTCTCAAAGATGTGCAATTACAGCAAACGTTTAAACCATGGCAAGATGAAATGCTTGAGTTGGAAAAGGATAATAAGATTCCACAGTTTGAGGTAGATGAGTATGGTTGGATGTTGCAGGAGTTCAGGATTTCTCTATTTGCTCAAGGGCAGAAAACTCGTTTTCCTATTTCTCATAAACGACTGCAAAAGTTTCTGGACCGTCTCAATAAAGAATATATTTAG